One window from the genome of Eublepharis macularius isolate TG4126 chromosome 15, MPM_Emac_v1.0, whole genome shotgun sequence encodes:
- the LOC129343456 gene encoding E3 SUMO-protein ligase ZBED1-like produces MEDVNSRRVTDFLQKCVKLEDNEGDAQPKEEIIEVQTLPVLAPSYPQPVQEEISMVFNTCAVPANLGPCTRRRREKGSGHDGTSTSLYVDRRKSKVWNYYTKLGDAYVECNVCKKQLSFHNSTTTMREHLVRKHSIRDTLLSQLKDDQVSEPDYIAQENAIKRARQLTTENNSQYHAVSCTEPRTDVILELVLEMIFRDLHPLSVVKDKGFGLLIGYLEPSFILPSPVQLSSMLWHRYNVVKQHLERYLQTAQSIVISAEFWLSHPNQTYLTIMTNFIDGEWRRARCILETQQVHENKAESNLGDRLYSVLTDFGLSNKSVFCVMHDSQQDLEANSVPLKSVYGWTSLCCAAHLLHLCVKVGLEVEQVQEALSTARSIVCYFQQDAKATCSLNSKLEAINKTKLKLVMDTGARWITTIEMCECLLDLKWAIMSVLEEHPKGTTVVQNLADHQWKLLQDLVPVMRTLKIATSFLREEQNFSISSLMPCIHGIVTAIGQQSEEASGVIKTVVNNIRSELTQRWGILDEEKLLESPAVVASFLDPRFKEMRFLSPSLRSELHKKIKSMLSQFFNHQSPASTQFWVPNTDYKAEVGETGNQLSAHKERGPSGQSQSMYDILLGKDPTESMPEIHQQLENYIVEPLCKRSTNPLDWWKNNEHRFPSVARLARQYLAIPATVVPPDQAFAPNESALEHRRGVLAPENLDQILFLHQNFDFLESMRNGNENLSKNAHSQY; encoded by the coding sequence AAGAAATATCGATGGTCTTCAACACTTGCGCCGTGCCAGCCAATCTAGGCCCGTGCACCCGGAGGCGGCGTGAAAAAGGCAGTGGTCACGACGGGACGAGCACCTCTCTCTATGTTGACCGCCGCAAGTCCAAAGTGTGGAACTATTACACCAAGCTAGGGGATGCCTACGTGGAATGCAATGTCTGTAAGAAACAGCTGTCCTTCCACAACAGTACCACTACAATGAGGGAACATCTGGTGAGGAAACACAGCATTCGTGACACCTTGCTCTCTCAGCTGAAGGATGATCAGGTTTCAGAACCAGACTACATAGCTCAGGAAAACGCCATCAAAAGGGCTCGGCAGCTGACTACTGAAAACAACAGCCAGTACCATGCCGTGTCCTGCACGGAACCCAGGACTGATGTGATTCTGGAGCTAGTGCTTGAAATGATCTTTCGGGATCTCCATCCCCTCTCGGtcgtgaaggacaaaggctttggtCTTCTAATTGGCTACCTGGAACCTAGTTTTATTCTTCCATCCCCTGTGCAGCTGTCCAGCATGCTGTGGCACCGATACAATGTGGTCAAGCAGCACCTGGAACGCTATTTGCAGACAGCTCAGTCCATTGTGATCTCCGCAGAATTTTGGCTGTCCCACCCCAACCAGACGTACCTGACAATCATGACTAATTTTATTGATGGGGAGTGGCGGAGGGCAAGGTGCATTCTGGAGACCCAGCAGGTGCACGAGAACAAAGCGGAGAGCAACTTGGGAGACAGGCTGTACTCCGTCCTGACAGACTTTGGGCTCTCCAACAAGTCTGTCTTCTGCGTGATGCACGACAGCCAGCAAGACTTGGAAGCAAATTCGGTGCCGCTCAAGAGTGTCTATGGCTGGACCAGCTTGTGCTGTGCTGCCCACTTGCTGCACCTGTGCGTCAAGGTGGGGCTCGAAGTGGAGCAGGTGCAGGAAGCCCTCAGCACGGCCCGCAGCATTGTTTGCTACTTCCAGCAGGATGCTAAAGCCACGTGCTCACTGAACAGCAAACTGGAAGCCATCAACAAAACTAAACTGAAACTGGTAATGGACACCGGGGCTCGGTGGATAACCACTATCGAGATGTGCGAGTGCCTCCTGGACTTGAAGTGGGCCATCATGTCTGTGCTGGAGGAACACCCCAAGGGAACGACAGTGGTCCAGAACTTAGCCGACCACCAGTGGAAGCTCTTGCAGGACTTAGTGCCTGTCATGAGGACACTGAAGATTGCCACCTCGTTCTTGCGGGAGGAGCAGAACTTCTCCATCTCTTCCCTGATGCCGTGCATCCATGGCATCGTCAccgccattggacagcagtcggaagAGGCAAGTGGCGTCATCAAGACAGTGGTGAACAATATAAGGTCGGAGCTAACACAGCGCTGGGGCATCCTGGACGAAGAGAAACTGCTGGAGAGCCCAGCGGTGGTGGCTTCATTCTTAGATCCACGTTTCAAGGAGATGAGGTTCCTGAGCCCCAGCCTCCGGAGCGAGCTGcacaaaaaaatcaaaagcatgcTGTCGCAGTTCTTCAACCACCAGTCCCCCGCGTCAACCCAATTTTGGGTGCCAAACACTGACTACAAAGCAGAGGTTGGTGAAACGGGCAATCAGCTTTCTGCCCATAAGGAGAGAGGCCCAAGCGGGCAGTCTCAGAGTATGTACGACATTCTTTTGGGAAAAGACCCAACGGAGAGCATGCCCGAGATCCATCAGCAGCTGGAGAATTACATTGTAGAACCTCTTTGCAAGCGCAGCACTAACCCGTTAGACTGGTGGAAGAATAACGAGCACCGCTTTCCCTCTGTAGCCAGGCTCGCCCGGCAATACCTGGCCATCCCAGCGACAGTCGTGCCACCAGATCAGGCCTTTGCTCCCAATGAAAGTGCCCTGGAGCACCGGAGAGGTGTCCTTGCCCCGGAGAACCTGGACCAGATTCTCTTCTTGCACCAAAATTTTGATTTTCTAGAATCTATGAGAAATGGTAATGAGAACCTGAGTAAGAATGCACACAGCCAGTACTGA